In the genome of Dermacentor silvarum isolate Dsil-2018 chromosome 1, BIME_Dsil_1.4, whole genome shotgun sequence, one region contains:
- the LOC119431371 gene encoding UPF0711 protein C18orf21-like: MSNSNYEVSIATLSYLHKLAKACSAISLPLTRCISYRLLECSERRGVSEKSLLTKCESCGIAWDPSSVKIRTKPRPVLRRSIRKLLAKEQHRPWLLSSRQKKLLKRFKCATTMLVYLCKVCGKKQEQSCPKLLKNHPSKANSSLFCNKAIATKSTKRPTSSPIHVLVKKKKEEKCTVSDTLKECASVKRNRSLLKRVLIEEDTRRTSSGGLHSFLSSL; the protein is encoded by the exons ATGAGCAACAGTAACTACGAAGTGTCAATTGCCACTTTGAGCTACCTTCATAAATTAGCAAAAGCATGCAGTGCAATATCGTTGCCGCTTACAAGGTGCATAAG CTATCGTCTTCTGGAATGCAGTGAACGCCGAG GTGTGAGTGAGAAAAGCCTTTTGACGAAGTGTGAGAGTTGTGGGATTGCTTGGGACCCATCCAGTGTTAAAATTCGGACAAAGCCCAGACCGGTGTTGCGACGGAGCATTAGGAAGCTACTTGCCAAGGAACAGCACCGGCCATGGCTACTCAGCTCGAGGCAGAAGAAACTACTGAAGCGTTTCAAGTGTGCTACAACAATGCTG GTgtacctgtgcaaagtgtgtgGCAAAAAGCAGGAGCAGTCATGTCCAAAACTTTTGAAGAACCACCCATCAAAGGCTAATTCAAGCCTGTTCTGCAACAaagcaattgctacaaagag CACAAAGAGACCCACTTCAAGCCCTATTCACGTGCTtgtaaagaagaagaaagaagaaaaatgcacAGTATCTGATACTCTAAAGGAATGTGCCTCTGTAAAACGCAACAGGAGTTTGCTGAAGCGTGTTCTTATTGAAGAGGACACACGAAGAACCAGCAGTGGAGGGCTTCATAGTTTCCTGTCTTCTCTGTAG
- the LOC119431390 gene encoding proteasome subunit alpha type-4 — protein sequence MARRYDSRTTIFSPEGRLYQVEYAMEAIGHAGTCLGILASDGILLAAERRNTNKLLDEVFTAEKIYKLHDDMACSVAGITSDANVLTNELRQIAQRYLLQYGESIPCERLVSWLCDLKQAYTQYGGKRPFGVSILYMGWDKHYGYQLYQSDPSGNYSGWKATCIGNNSAAAVSILKQEYKDNETTLKDALALAIKVLSKTLDMTKLTADKLEMATLTRDTQRNKTRVNILPLSEVEKLIKKHEEEEAKLEASKKEKEREKQQARS from the coding sequence ATGGCACGCCGCTACGATTCCAGGACAACTATATTCAGTCCTGAAGGTAGGCTCTACCAAGTGGAATATGCGATGGAAGCTATCGGTCATGCCGGTACGTGCCTGGGCATTTTGGCGTCCGACGGCATCTTGCTGGCCGCCGAGCGAAGGAACACGAACAAGCTACTTGATGAAGTCTTCACTGCCGAAAAGATCTACAAGCTGCACGACGACATGGCCTGCAGCGTGGCTGGTATCACTTCAGACGCGAACGTGCTCACTAATGAACTGCGTCAGATCGCTCAGCGCTACCTCCTCCAGTACGGCGAGTCCATCCCTTGCGAGCGCCTTGTCAGCTGGCTTTGCGACCTGAAGCAAGCTTACACGCAGTATGGGGGTAAGCGCCCGTTCGGTGTCTCAATCCTGTACATGGGCTGGGACAAGCATTACGGTTACCAGCTGTACCAGTCTGACCCGAGTGGTAACTACAGCGGCTGGAAGGCGACCTGCATCGGCAATAACAGTGCTGCCGCTGTGTCCATCCTCAAGCAGGAATACAAGGACAACGAGACGACACTAAAGGATGCCCTGGCTCTGGCCATCAAAGTCCTGAGCAAGACACTCGATATGACGAAGCTCACAGCGGACAAGCTCGAGATGGCTACTCTCACTAGAGACACACAACGCAACAAGACGCGCGTCAACATCCTGCCTCTGTCTGAAGTTGAGAAGCTCATAAAGAAGCACGAAGAAGAGGAGGCCAAGCTGGAAgcttcaaagaaagaaaaggagcgCGAGAAGCAGCAAGCCAGAAGCTAG